A genomic stretch from Mus pahari chromosome 6, PAHARI_EIJ_v1.1, whole genome shotgun sequence includes:
- the LOC110323104 gene encoding neuroblastoma suppressor of tumorigenicity 1 isoform X1 — MLWVLVGAVLPVMLLAAPPPINKLALFPDKSAWCEAKNITQIVGHSGCEAKSIQNRACLGQCFSYSVPNTFPQSTESLVHCDSCMPAQSMWEIVTLECPGHEEVPRVDKLVEKIVHCSCQACGKEPSHEGLNVYVQGEDGPGSQPGPHPHAHPHPGGQTPEPEEPPGAPQVEEEGAED, encoded by the exons ATGCTTTGGGTCCTGGTGGGGGCTGTCCTCCCTGTCATGTTGCTGGCTGCCCCGCCACCCATCAACAAGCTGGCCCTGTTTCCGGATAAGAGTGCCTGGTGTGAAGCCAAGAACATCACGCAGATTGTGGGCCACAGCGGCTGTGAGGCCAAGTCTATCCAGAACAG GGCGTGCCTAGGACAATGCTTCAGTTACAGCGTCCCCAACACCTTCCCGCAGTCCACAGAGTCCCTGGTGCACTGTGATTCCTGCATGCCGGCCCAGTCCATGTGGGAGATT gTGACCTTGGAGTGCCCTGGCCACGAGGAGGTGCCCAGGGTGGACAAGCTGGTAGAGAAGATTGTACACTGCAGCTGCCAGGCTTGCGGCAAGGAGCCCAGTCACGAGGGCCTGAACGTCTACGTGCAGGGTGAAGACGGCCCAGGCtcccagcctgggccacacccCCATGCCCATCCCCACCCCGGTGGCCAGACCCCTGAGCCTGAAGAACCTCCTGGAGCCCCTCAGGTTGAGGAAGAGGGGGCTGAGGACTGA
- the LOC110323104 gene encoding neuroblastoma suppressor of tumorigenicity 1 isoform X2, with product MCSSALQPVVSIHLFWRLFLVYGQKGLSRAPEVTGTMLWVLVGAVLPVMLLAAPPPINKLALFPDKSAWCEAKNITQIVGHSGCEAKSIQNRACLGQCFSYSVPNTFPQSTESLVHCDSCMPAQSMWEIVTLECPGHEEVPRVDKLVEKIVHCSCQACGKEPSHEGLNVYVQGEDGPGSQPGPHPHAHPHPGGQTPEPEEPPGAPQVEEEGAED from the exons ATGTGTAGCTCTGCCCTGCAGCCGGTAGTTAGCATACATTTGTTTTGGAGACTGTTTCTAGTCTATGGGCAGAAGGGTCT TTCCAGGGCTCCGGAGGTGACGGGCACAATGCTTTGGGTCCTGGTGGGGGCTGTCCTCCCTGTCATGTTGCTGGCTGCCCCGCCACCCATCAACAAGCTGGCCCTGTTTCCGGATAAGAGTGCCTGGTGTGAAGCCAAGAACATCACGCAGATTGTGGGCCACAGCGGCTGTGAGGCCAAGTCTATCCAGAACAG GGCGTGCCTAGGACAATGCTTCAGTTACAGCGTCCCCAACACCTTCCCGCAGTCCACAGAGTCCCTGGTGCACTGTGATTCCTGCATGCCGGCCCAGTCCATGTGGGAGATT gTGACCTTGGAGTGCCCTGGCCACGAGGAGGTGCCCAGGGTGGACAAGCTGGTAGAGAAGATTGTACACTGCAGCTGCCAGGCTTGCGGCAAGGAGCCCAGTCACGAGGGCCTGAACGTCTACGTGCAGGGTGAAGACGGCCCAGGCtcccagcctgggccacacccCCATGCCCATCCCCACCCCGGTGGCCAGACCCCTGAGCCTGAAGAACCTCCTGGAGCCCCTCAGGTTGAGGAAGAGGGGGCTGAGGACTGA